A stretch of the Cyprinus carpio isolate SPL01 chromosome B4, ASM1834038v1, whole genome shotgun sequence genome encodes the following:
- the zgc:162331 gene encoding uncharacterized protein zgc:162331, protein MALKKSRLTWGFLLWSVTWSSAWTFTPHEGSSVSPIFHRTTPPSTKMGMNSTEAPTSNYSGLSCTSLLPPRRGSFFLEKGSGMSVGTVLSFWCLEGYQLVGREKITCVLRSDTAQWSNYPPDCEAIPKPEDRGLRVAVLASVVSSIVILAMSVSFIICCLQERMSKERAERTDGRGRTRDKRKSAWRSECWLERDKGDWEAFPPPNIYNLSQHLDPHLTRESPFYMGGLAGFDNRGYQRSQENLLKAPLPGLYCTESQMYPHVVLQRVPTVPSAPSAPVYLRLSTPPPTESPNEQPILPPYPSAAPQHLWP, encoded by the exons ATGGCTTTGAAGAAGAGCCGCCTCACCTGGGGCTTCCTGCTGTGGTCTGTGACGTGGAGCTCGGCTTGGACTTTTACCCCACATGAAGGGTCTTCGGTCAGTCCCATATTTCATCGTACCACTCCACCTTCCACCAAGATGGGGATGAACAGCACTGAGGCCCCTACGAGCAACTACTCAG GCCTGAGCTGCACATCGCTGCTTCCCCCTCGGCGAGGTTCTTTTTTTCTAGAGAAGGGCAGTGGGATGTCCGTGGGAACTGTTTTGTCATTCTGGTGTCTCGAGGGGTACCAGCTGGTGGGCAGAGAGAAGATCACCTGTGTCCTGCGCAGCGACACCGCTCAGTGGAGCAACTACCCACCCGACTGTGAGG CCATTCCTAAACCGGAGGACCGCGGGCTGAGAGTGGCCGTGCTGGCATCGGTAGTGAGCAGCATCGTCATCCTCGCCATGTCCGTGTCCTTCATCATCTGCTGTCTCCAGGAGCGCATGAGCAAAGAGAGGGCAGAACGGACAGACGGACGGGGCAG GACGAGAGACAAGCGCAAATCGGCCTGGAGGAGCGAGTGTTGGCTAGAGAGAGACAAAGGAGACTGGGAAGCTTTTCCACCACCTAATATTTACAACCTTTCCCAGCATCTTGATCCCCATCTGACCCGTGAGAGCCCGTTCTATATGGGAGGACTAGCTGGTTTTGATAACCGCGGGTATCAGAG GAGTCAGGAAAACCTCCTGAAAGCTCCTCTTCCAGGTCTTTACTGTACAGAAAGTCAGATGTATCCACATGTGGTCCTGCAGAGGGTTCCCACAGTGCCGAGTGCACCCAGCGCGCCCGTCTACCTCCGCCTCTCCACCCCTCCACCCACAGAAAGCCCCAATGAGCAGCCAATTCTGCCCCCGTACCCCAGCGCCGCTCCACAGCATCTGTGGCCatag